From the genome of Candidatus Tanganyikabacteria bacterium:
ATGCGCGAGAGCACGGCGCGGCCGCTGTCCGTCCAACCAAACGCGGGGCTGCCGCGCGAGGTGGACGGGCGCAAGATCTACCTGTCGAGCCCCGAATACCACGCGACGTACGCCAAGTTGCTGGTACAGAGCGGCGTGCGCTTCGTGGGCGGCTGCTGCGGGACCACGCCCGAGCACATCGAGGCCATGCGCGACGCCATCCGGAGCGCGCTGCCCCGCCAGGCGGCGGCCGTGGCGATCAGACCGGTGGAACCGCCGCCCGAGGTCGCGATCGTCCCCGTGGCCGACCGGTCGCACTTTGCCAGGCGGCTGGCGGACCGGGCTTTCGTGACCACCGTCGAAATCGTGCCGCCTCGCGGCTGCGACGCCGCGAAGATGCTCGAGGGCGTCCGGCAATTGCGCGACGCCGGGGTGGATTCGGTCAACGTGCCAGACGGCCCGCGGGCGCAGTCCAGGATGGGCGCGATCGCCACCGGCGTGCTGATCGAGCGCGAGGGCATCGAGGCGGTGGTCCACTACACGTGCCGCGACCGCAACCTGCTCGGGATGATGAGCGATCTGCTGGGGGCCGCGGCGCTGGGCCTCCGGAACCTGCTGCTGGTCACCGGGGATCCCCCCAAGATGGGGCCGTATCCCAGCGCCACGGCCGTCTTCGACATCGATGCCATCGGCCTGACCAACATGGTCAGCCACCTCAATTCGGGGCTGGATCTCGGCGGCAACCCGATCGGCAGGCCCACCGAGTTCCTGGTGGGCGTGGGAGTCAACCCCTGCGCCATCGACCCGGAACTGGAGCTGTCTCGCTACCGCTGGAAGGTCGAGGCGGGGGCGCATTTCGCCATCACGCAGCCGGTGTTCGATCCGGAGCAGCTCGAGCGCTTCCTGGAGAGCGCCTCCAGCCACCGGATCCCGGTCGTGGCGGGGATCTGGCCCCTGGTGAGCCAGCGCAACGCCGAGTTCATGGCCAACGAGGTGCCGGGCGTGGTGGTGCCTCGAGCCATCATCGAACGCATGCGCCGCCGGGAGTCGCGTGACGATCAGCTGGCCGAGGGCCTGGAAATCGCCCGGGAGATGCTGGCGCGCGTGAAGGCTTTGGTGCAGGGCGTCCAGGTCAGTGCGCCGTTTGGCCGGGTGAGTCTGGCGCTGGAGGTGCTGGAGGGATGTCTGCCGGCCAGGGCAGCCGATCCAGGTGAGCTGCGACGTACGCCGGTGTGAGCCGCTGCGCGAATCCGGTCAGGTCCCGGAGCCGGCTCCGATCCTGACCATTCAAAGCGATCCACGAGGAGCGATCCACTCGGTCGCCTGTCCCGTGATACTGGCGATGCGGTCGTAGTCTTCATCGTAATGCCACACGGTGACGGCAGCCGCCTCGGCCGCCGCCGCGATCAAGAGGTCGATCAGCTTCACGCTGCGGTGGTGCAGGGCTCGCTCCTCGCCCAGAAGGCGCTGCACCTCGAGAGCTCGTGCGAATGTTGCCGAGCCCGCCGGCACCTGGATCAGCGCATCGAGATCCTGCGCACGTTCCGCGTACTCCCTGGCACCGCGGGTCGAATACAGGAGCTCCAGCTTGACCGGCGGCGTGATGGCCAGCCGGTCTTCCTCGATGGCACGCGTCCATGCCGCAATGACCTGCGGGCGGGCCGCGAGGTGCCAGGCGCTGGTGTCGGCTAGGAGGATCGTCTCTGCCACTGGCCCGCGCGGTCGATGGGGGCGCCCTCGAAGTCGAAGGCAGTGCCGTCGCGAATCAGGCGGGCCAGCCGCCTGCGCCGGGACGCCGCGACCACCTCTTCGAGCGCCCGGCAGACCGTATCTTTCAAGCCGGTCGTCCCGAGGACTTCCTTGGCCTGGGCCAGGAGGTCGTCAGAAATCTCGATTGTCGTACGCCTGATCATCGCAACCTAGTATATACGAAGTGCCGGCTGGAATGTATACGAATCTACTCGGGAGTGCGGCCGGGTGAGTCTGGCGCTGGAGGTGCTGGAGGGATGTCTGCCGGCCAGG
Proteins encoded in this window:
- a CDS encoding type II toxin-antitoxin system VapB family antitoxin, yielding MIRRTTIEISDDLLAQAKEVLGTTGLKDTVCRALEEVVAASRRRRLARLIRDGTAFDFEGAPIDRAGQWQRRSS
- a CDS encoding bifunctional homocysteine S-methyltransferase/methylenetetrahydrofolate reductase, coding for MTHRLNFRELLATDRVLLFDGAMGTMLYQKGVFLNRCFDELVLAQPDLVREVHQEYARAGAEILETNTFGANRAKLAGFGLVDKVADINRRAAELAREAGGADRFVAGAVGPLGLRLEPYGPTSFSEARELFGEQIRGLVAGGADLIVLETFSDLLEIEQALLAAREACDLPVVAQMTVGEDGATAYGAPADLIARKLDAWGADVIGLNCSVGPAKLLEAVESMRESTARPLSVQPNAGLPREVDGRKIYLSSPEYHATYAKLLVQSGVRFVGGCCGTTPEHIEAMRDAIRSALPRQAAAVAIRPVEPPPEVAIVPVADRSHFARRLADRAFVTTVEIVPPRGCDAAKMLEGVRQLRDAGVDSVNVPDGPRAQSRMGAIATGVLIEREGIEAVVHYTCRDRNLLGMMSDLLGAAALGLRNLLLVTGDPPKMGPYPSATAVFDIDAIGLTNMVSHLNSGLDLGGNPIGRPTEFLVGVGVNPCAIDPELELSRYRWKVEAGAHFAITQPVFDPEQLERFLESASSHRIPVVAGIWPLVSQRNAEFMANEVPGVVVPRAIIERMRRRESRDDQLAEGLEIAREMLARVKALVQGVQVSAPFGRVSLALEVLEGCLPARAADPGELRRTPV
- a CDS encoding PIN domain-containing protein: MLLADTSAWHLAARPQVIAAWTRAIEEDRLAITPPVKLELLYSTRGAREYAERAQDLDALIQVPAGSATFARALEVQRLLGEERALHHRSVKLIDLLIAAAAEAAAVTVWHYDEDYDRIASITGQATEWIAPRGSL